Proteins encoded together in one Tripterygium wilfordii isolate XIE 37 chromosome 14, ASM1340144v1, whole genome shotgun sequence window:
- the LOC120015610 gene encoding uncharacterized protein LOC120015610 isoform X3: protein MNPESILIKERSGTILITCYLFVTGTGSLAIKMALATKLVHTTKEHLNSLSRWTLDERVESLVDRTCFSTFRGAKFPMTCHLPLLNSLLRLYDVDMHFFDFGNFKLLFSLEDILMITGLPIDGKPVTGEDKDPQAVCEAYLGMSDGAFIGKNKTIAIQWLKTRFEVVPADADDHQLLIHARAYILYTIGVSIFAEPTPSYVPAYYLPLLNDIQEINSYAWGAALYAHLHVHLKKCKTREQVNISGFVTPLIYFAVERIPKALRFLMTGAVNGGTDEDLNSWLPMQAPLFVGWSYTLHEAIARKKNKIRFENYNEDIFPKLSEDDIIWQPYLRLNREAVPGWFQSQLKMTLTSTTTLCFEKAAVHRPQLVPGQYGLPEDGFNDLKIGRFNLKVKERKGVRDYVWESHGKYVTYNADWDARAENLISIDPPLLLQHLFPVTTPPEQPTRAQPDTAFNNQPIMEENANDLTMPSPSDNNNNMDYVSESHGRYATYNADWDARAEAETEQHTSTQPDTGISLDGARAKMLFVEVGGDGVGGEDNLGKVPQWGRFTGRRLRKEIQKRPTYPSSPPRQKKGKKMIMDSMAQVEGPAEIASEDPSQVSQLGGEENLLPPVYHFPESASSKKKLLVLDVNGILADIVSHSSKKNYIKIVGQKMVFMRPSCAEFLKFCFATFEIGVWSSRKWHNLSSVIDALFDKKSKGKLLFIFDQTHCTDNGLKTLKNEDKPLFLKEIKVVWNAFEEYNATNTLLVDDSPYKALKNPAHTSIFPKSYNHMDANDFSLGDNGDLRMYLKDLANAPNVQDYVRQHPFGQPAITRADKNWNFYSHKILADSTYGQKNEKDAIGQA, encoded by the exons ATGAACCCAGAATCCATTTTGATTAAGGAGAGATCAGGGACTATTTTGATTACTTGCTACCTGTTTGTGACTGGGACAG GTTCTTTGGCTATAAAAATGGCACTAGCGACAAAACTTGTTCACACTACAAAGGAACATTTGAATTCATTGTCTAGGTGGACGCTTGATGAGAGAGTTGAAAGCTTAGTTGACCGAACTTGTTTCAGTACATTTAGGGGAGCTAAATTCCCCATGACATGTCATCTTCCTCTGCTTAATAGTTTACTTAGGTTATATGACGTTGATATgcatttttttgattttggtaactttaaattattatttagttTAGAAGATATATTGATGATTACTGGTCTTCCCATAGATGGGAAACCAGTAACGGGGGAGGATAAGGATCCACAGGCAGTGTGTGAAGCCTACTTGGGTATGAGTGATGGTGCATTTATcggaaaaaataaaactatagCCATCCAATGGTTAAAAACCCGATTTGAGGTAGTTCCTGCAGATGCAGATGATCATCAGTTACTGATTCATGCTAGGGCATATATTTTGTATACAATTGGTGTTTCTATTTTTGCTGAACCAACACCGTCATATGTGCCGGCTTATTATTTGCCTCTCCTCAATGACATCCAAGAGATTAATTCGTATGCATGGGGGGCAGCCCTTTATGCGCACTTGCATGTGCATTTAAAAAAGTGCAAGACCAGAGAGCAAGTCAATATTTCTGGTTTCGTTACTCCTCTCATC TATTTTGCAGTTGAAAGAATCCCCAAGGCCTTGAGATTTTTGATGACCGGTGCAGTGAATGGGGGGACAGATGAAGACTTGAATAGTTGGCTGCCGATGCAAGCACCACTATTTGTTGGGTGGTCCTATACCTTGCATGAAGCCATTgcaaggaagaaaaataaaatccgATTCGAGAATTACAACGAGGATATTTTTCCAAAACTAAGCGAAGATGAT ATCATTTGGCAGCCTTATCTAAGGCTGAATAGAGAAGCAGTTCCAGGTTGGTTTCAAAGTCAACTGAAAATGACTTTGACAAGTACAACAACCTTGTGCTTTGAAAAAGCTGCTGTTCATCGGCCACAGTTGGTGCCCGGGCAGTATGGCCTTCCTGAAGATGGATTCAATGATTTGAAGATTGGTCGTTTTAATCTAAAAGTAAAAGAGCGCAAGGGCGTAAGGGACTATGTTTGGGAAAGTCACGGCAAATATGTGACCTATAATGCTGATTGGGATGCAAGAGCCGAAAATCTTATCAGCATTGATCCACCATTGTTGCTCCAACATTTGTTCCCCGTTACCACACCACCTGAGCAGCCCACTAGAGCACAACCTGACACAG CATTCAACAACCAGCCAATCATGGAGGAGAATGCTAATGACTTGACCATGCCTTCGCCAAGTGACAATAACAATAACAT GGACTATGTTTCGGAAAGTCACGGTAGATATGCGACCTATAATGCTGATTGGGATGCAAGAGCCGAAGCTGAAACTGAGCAGCACACTAGCACACAACCTGACACAGGTATTAGTCTAGATGGTGCTCGTGCTAAGATGTTATTTGTAGAGGTTGGTGGTGATGGGGTTGGTGGTGAAG ATAATCTAGGTAAAGTTCCACAGTGGGGTAGATTTACTGGAAGGAGGCTGAGAAAGGAAATTCAAAAGCGACCAACATATCCCAGTTCACCACCTCGacaaaagaaggggaaaaag ATGATTATGGACTCGATGGCACAAGTGGAGGGTCCTGCTGAAATAGCTTCAGAAGACCCCTCTCAAGTTTCACAGCTCGGAG GTGAAGAAAACTTGCTGCCACCAGTGTATCATTTCCCTGAAAGTGCCTCCTCTAAAAAGAAGCTTCTTGTGCTTGATGTCAATGGCATTCTTGCTGACATCGTTTCTCATTCTTCGAAGAAAAACTATATAAAGATAGTCGGCCAAAAAATGG TGTTCATGAGACCCTCTTGTGCTGAGTTTCTCAAATTCTGCTTTGCAACATTTGAGATAGGAGTTTGGTCAAGTAGAAAATG GCATAATTTGTCGTCAGTTATCGATGCTCTTTTTGATAAAAAGTCTAAAGGGAagttgcttttcattttt GATCAAACTCATTGTACAGACAATGGATTGAAAACATTAAAGAATGAGGATAAACCACTCTTTTTAAAAGAGATAAAAGTAGTGTGGAATGCTTTTGAGGAATACAATGCCACCAACACCTTGTTGGTTGATGATTCACCATATAAAGCGCTAAAGAATCCA GCACATACATCTATATTTCCAAAGTCGTACAACCATATGGATGCTAACgatttttcgttag GCGATAATGGTGATCTTCGGATGTATTTAAAAGATTTAGCCAATGCTCCAAATGTACAAGACTATGTACGACAACATCCATTTGGGCAACCGGCAATAACCAGGGCAGACAAGAATTGGAATTTTTATAGTCATAAAATTTTGGCGGACTCAACATATGGACAGAAGAATGAAAAAGATGCAATAGGGCAAGCCTGA
- the LOC120015610 gene encoding uncharacterized protein LOC120015610 isoform X4, with protein MNPESILIKERSGTILITCYLFVTGTGACLLIYGNPHPTGSLAIKMALATKLVHTTKEHLNSLSRWTLDERVESLVDRTCFSTFRGAKFPMTCHLPLLNSLLRLYDVDMHFFDFGNFKLLFSLEDILMITGLPIDGKPVTGEDKDPQAVCEAYLGMSDGAFIGKNKTIAIQWLKTRFEVVPADADDHQLLIHARAYILYTIGVSIFAEPTPSYVPAYYLPLLNDIQEINSYAWGAALYAHLHVHLKKCKTREQVNISGFVTPLIYFAVERIPKALRFLMTGAVNGGTDEDLNSWLPMQAPLFVGWSYTLHEAIARKKNKIRFENYNEDIFPKLSEDDIIWQPYLRLNREAVPGWFQSQLKMTLTSTTTLCFEKAAVHRPQLVPGQYGLPEDGFNDLKIGRFNLKVKERKGVRDYVWESHGKYVTYNADWDARAENLISIDPPLLLQHLFPVTTPPEQPTRAQPDTAFNNQPIMEENANDLTMPSPSDNNNNMDYVSESHGRYATYNADWDARAEAETEQHTSTQPDTDNLGKVPQWGRFTGRRLRKEIQKRPTYPSSPPRQKKGKKMIMDSMAQVEGPAEIASEDPSQVSQLGGEENLLPPVYHFPESASSKKKLLVLDVNGILADIVSHSSKKNYIKIVGQKMVFMRPSCAEFLKFCFATFEIGVWSSRKWHNLSSVIDALFDKKSKGKLLFIFDQTHCTDNGLKTLKNEDKPLFLKEIKVVWNAFEEYNATNTLLVDDSPYKALKNPAHTSIFPKSYNHMDANDFSLGDNGDLRMYLKDLANAPNVQDYVRQHPFGQPAITRADKNWNFYSHKILADSTYGQKNEKDAIGQA; from the exons ATGAACCCAGAATCCATTTTGATTAAGGAGAGATCAGGGACTATTTTGATTACTTGCTACCTGTTTGTGACTGGGACAGGTGCGTGCTTGTTAATTTACGGGAACCCGCATCCTACCG GTTCTTTGGCTATAAAAATGGCACTAGCGACAAAACTTGTTCACACTACAAAGGAACATTTGAATTCATTGTCTAGGTGGACGCTTGATGAGAGAGTTGAAAGCTTAGTTGACCGAACTTGTTTCAGTACATTTAGGGGAGCTAAATTCCCCATGACATGTCATCTTCCTCTGCTTAATAGTTTACTTAGGTTATATGACGTTGATATgcatttttttgattttggtaactttaaattattatttagttTAGAAGATATATTGATGATTACTGGTCTTCCCATAGATGGGAAACCAGTAACGGGGGAGGATAAGGATCCACAGGCAGTGTGTGAAGCCTACTTGGGTATGAGTGATGGTGCATTTATcggaaaaaataaaactatagCCATCCAATGGTTAAAAACCCGATTTGAGGTAGTTCCTGCAGATGCAGATGATCATCAGTTACTGATTCATGCTAGGGCATATATTTTGTATACAATTGGTGTTTCTATTTTTGCTGAACCAACACCGTCATATGTGCCGGCTTATTATTTGCCTCTCCTCAATGACATCCAAGAGATTAATTCGTATGCATGGGGGGCAGCCCTTTATGCGCACTTGCATGTGCATTTAAAAAAGTGCAAGACCAGAGAGCAAGTCAATATTTCTGGTTTCGTTACTCCTCTCATC TATTTTGCAGTTGAAAGAATCCCCAAGGCCTTGAGATTTTTGATGACCGGTGCAGTGAATGGGGGGACAGATGAAGACTTGAATAGTTGGCTGCCGATGCAAGCACCACTATTTGTTGGGTGGTCCTATACCTTGCATGAAGCCATTgcaaggaagaaaaataaaatccgATTCGAGAATTACAACGAGGATATTTTTCCAAAACTAAGCGAAGATGAT ATCATTTGGCAGCCTTATCTAAGGCTGAATAGAGAAGCAGTTCCAGGTTGGTTTCAAAGTCAACTGAAAATGACTTTGACAAGTACAACAACCTTGTGCTTTGAAAAAGCTGCTGTTCATCGGCCACAGTTGGTGCCCGGGCAGTATGGCCTTCCTGAAGATGGATTCAATGATTTGAAGATTGGTCGTTTTAATCTAAAAGTAAAAGAGCGCAAGGGCGTAAGGGACTATGTTTGGGAAAGTCACGGCAAATATGTGACCTATAATGCTGATTGGGATGCAAGAGCCGAAAATCTTATCAGCATTGATCCACCATTGTTGCTCCAACATTTGTTCCCCGTTACCACACCACCTGAGCAGCCCACTAGAGCACAACCTGACACAG CATTCAACAACCAGCCAATCATGGAGGAGAATGCTAATGACTTGACCATGCCTTCGCCAAGTGACAATAACAATAACAT GGACTATGTTTCGGAAAGTCACGGTAGATATGCGACCTATAATGCTGATTGGGATGCAAGAGCCGAAGCTGAAACTGAGCAGCACACTAGCACACAACCTGACACAG ATAATCTAGGTAAAGTTCCACAGTGGGGTAGATTTACTGGAAGGAGGCTGAGAAAGGAAATTCAAAAGCGACCAACATATCCCAGTTCACCACCTCGacaaaagaaggggaaaaag ATGATTATGGACTCGATGGCACAAGTGGAGGGTCCTGCTGAAATAGCTTCAGAAGACCCCTCTCAAGTTTCACAGCTCGGAG GTGAAGAAAACTTGCTGCCACCAGTGTATCATTTCCCTGAAAGTGCCTCCTCTAAAAAGAAGCTTCTTGTGCTTGATGTCAATGGCATTCTTGCTGACATCGTTTCTCATTCTTCGAAGAAAAACTATATAAAGATAGTCGGCCAAAAAATGG TGTTCATGAGACCCTCTTGTGCTGAGTTTCTCAAATTCTGCTTTGCAACATTTGAGATAGGAGTTTGGTCAAGTAGAAAATG GCATAATTTGTCGTCAGTTATCGATGCTCTTTTTGATAAAAAGTCTAAAGGGAagttgcttttcattttt GATCAAACTCATTGTACAGACAATGGATTGAAAACATTAAAGAATGAGGATAAACCACTCTTTTTAAAAGAGATAAAAGTAGTGTGGAATGCTTTTGAGGAATACAATGCCACCAACACCTTGTTGGTTGATGATTCACCATATAAAGCGCTAAAGAATCCA GCACATACATCTATATTTCCAAAGTCGTACAACCATATGGATGCTAACgatttttcgttag GCGATAATGGTGATCTTCGGATGTATTTAAAAGATTTAGCCAATGCTCCAAATGTACAAGACTATGTACGACAACATCCATTTGGGCAACCGGCAATAACCAGGGCAGACAAGAATTGGAATTTTTATAGTCATAAAATTTTGGCGGACTCAACATATGGACAGAAGAATGAAAAAGATGCAATAGGGCAAGCCTGA
- the LOC120015610 gene encoding uncharacterized protein LOC120015610 isoform X2 has product MNPESILIKERSGTILITCYLFVTGTGACLLIYGNPHPTGSLAIKMALATKLVHTTKEHLNSLSRWTLDERVESLVDRTCFSTFRGAKFPMTCHLPLLNSLLRLYDVDMHFFDFGNFKLLFSLEDILMITGLPIDGKPVTGEDKDPQAVCEAYLGMSDGAFIGKNKTIAIQWLKTRFEVVPADADDHQLLIHARAYILYTIGVSIFAEPTPSYVPAYYLPLLNDIQEINSYAWGAALYAHLHVHLKKCKTREQVNISGFVTPLIYFAVERIPKALRFLMTGAVNGGTDEDLNSWLPMQAPLFVGWSYTLHEAIARKKNKIRFENYNEDIFPKLSEDDIIWQPYLRLNREAVPGWFQSQLKMTLTSTTTLCFEKAAVHRPQLVPGQYGLPEDGFNDLKIGRFNLKVKERKGVRDYVWESHGKYVTYNADWDARAENLISIDPPLLLQHLFPVTTPPEQPTRAQPDTAFNNQPIMEENANDLTMPSPSDNNNNMDYVSESHGRYATYNADWDARAEAETEQHTSTQPDTGISLDGARAKMLFVEVGGDGVGGEGKVPQWGRFTGRRLRKEIQKRPTYPSSPPRQKKGKKMIMDSMAQVEGPAEIASEDPSQVSQLGGEENLLPPVYHFPESASSKKKLLVLDVNGILADIVSHSSKKNYIKIVGQKMVFMRPSCAEFLKFCFATFEIGVWSSRKWHNLSSVIDALFDKKSKGKLLFIFDQTHCTDNGLKTLKNEDKPLFLKEIKVVWNAFEEYNATNTLLVDDSPYKALKNPAHTSIFPKSYNHMDANDFSLGDNGDLRMYLKDLANAPNVQDYVRQHPFGQPAITRADKNWNFYSHKILADSTYGQKNEKDAIGQA; this is encoded by the exons ATGAACCCAGAATCCATTTTGATTAAGGAGAGATCAGGGACTATTTTGATTACTTGCTACCTGTTTGTGACTGGGACAGGTGCGTGCTTGTTAATTTACGGGAACCCGCATCCTACCG GTTCTTTGGCTATAAAAATGGCACTAGCGACAAAACTTGTTCACACTACAAAGGAACATTTGAATTCATTGTCTAGGTGGACGCTTGATGAGAGAGTTGAAAGCTTAGTTGACCGAACTTGTTTCAGTACATTTAGGGGAGCTAAATTCCCCATGACATGTCATCTTCCTCTGCTTAATAGTTTACTTAGGTTATATGACGTTGATATgcatttttttgattttggtaactttaaattattatttagttTAGAAGATATATTGATGATTACTGGTCTTCCCATAGATGGGAAACCAGTAACGGGGGAGGATAAGGATCCACAGGCAGTGTGTGAAGCCTACTTGGGTATGAGTGATGGTGCATTTATcggaaaaaataaaactatagCCATCCAATGGTTAAAAACCCGATTTGAGGTAGTTCCTGCAGATGCAGATGATCATCAGTTACTGATTCATGCTAGGGCATATATTTTGTATACAATTGGTGTTTCTATTTTTGCTGAACCAACACCGTCATATGTGCCGGCTTATTATTTGCCTCTCCTCAATGACATCCAAGAGATTAATTCGTATGCATGGGGGGCAGCCCTTTATGCGCACTTGCATGTGCATTTAAAAAAGTGCAAGACCAGAGAGCAAGTCAATATTTCTGGTTTCGTTACTCCTCTCATC TATTTTGCAGTTGAAAGAATCCCCAAGGCCTTGAGATTTTTGATGACCGGTGCAGTGAATGGGGGGACAGATGAAGACTTGAATAGTTGGCTGCCGATGCAAGCACCACTATTTGTTGGGTGGTCCTATACCTTGCATGAAGCCATTgcaaggaagaaaaataaaatccgATTCGAGAATTACAACGAGGATATTTTTCCAAAACTAAGCGAAGATGAT ATCATTTGGCAGCCTTATCTAAGGCTGAATAGAGAAGCAGTTCCAGGTTGGTTTCAAAGTCAACTGAAAATGACTTTGACAAGTACAACAACCTTGTGCTTTGAAAAAGCTGCTGTTCATCGGCCACAGTTGGTGCCCGGGCAGTATGGCCTTCCTGAAGATGGATTCAATGATTTGAAGATTGGTCGTTTTAATCTAAAAGTAAAAGAGCGCAAGGGCGTAAGGGACTATGTTTGGGAAAGTCACGGCAAATATGTGACCTATAATGCTGATTGGGATGCAAGAGCCGAAAATCTTATCAGCATTGATCCACCATTGTTGCTCCAACATTTGTTCCCCGTTACCACACCACCTGAGCAGCCCACTAGAGCACAACCTGACACAG CATTCAACAACCAGCCAATCATGGAGGAGAATGCTAATGACTTGACCATGCCTTCGCCAAGTGACAATAACAATAACAT GGACTATGTTTCGGAAAGTCACGGTAGATATGCGACCTATAATGCTGATTGGGATGCAAGAGCCGAAGCTGAAACTGAGCAGCACACTAGCACACAACCTGACACAGGTATTAGTCTAGATGGTGCTCGTGCTAAGATGTTATTTGTAGAGGTTGGTGGTGATGGGGTTGGTGGTGAAG GTAAAGTTCCACAGTGGGGTAGATTTACTGGAAGGAGGCTGAGAAAGGAAATTCAAAAGCGACCAACATATCCCAGTTCACCACCTCGacaaaagaaggggaaaaag ATGATTATGGACTCGATGGCACAAGTGGAGGGTCCTGCTGAAATAGCTTCAGAAGACCCCTCTCAAGTTTCACAGCTCGGAG GTGAAGAAAACTTGCTGCCACCAGTGTATCATTTCCCTGAAAGTGCCTCCTCTAAAAAGAAGCTTCTTGTGCTTGATGTCAATGGCATTCTTGCTGACATCGTTTCTCATTCTTCGAAGAAAAACTATATAAAGATAGTCGGCCAAAAAATGG TGTTCATGAGACCCTCTTGTGCTGAGTTTCTCAAATTCTGCTTTGCAACATTTGAGATAGGAGTTTGGTCAAGTAGAAAATG GCATAATTTGTCGTCAGTTATCGATGCTCTTTTTGATAAAAAGTCTAAAGGGAagttgcttttcattttt GATCAAACTCATTGTACAGACAATGGATTGAAAACATTAAAGAATGAGGATAAACCACTCTTTTTAAAAGAGATAAAAGTAGTGTGGAATGCTTTTGAGGAATACAATGCCACCAACACCTTGTTGGTTGATGATTCACCATATAAAGCGCTAAAGAATCCA GCACATACATCTATATTTCCAAAGTCGTACAACCATATGGATGCTAACgatttttcgttag GCGATAATGGTGATCTTCGGATGTATTTAAAAGATTTAGCCAATGCTCCAAATGTACAAGACTATGTACGACAACATCCATTTGGGCAACCGGCAATAACCAGGGCAGACAAGAATTGGAATTTTTATAGTCATAAAATTTTGGCGGACTCAACATATGGACAGAAGAATGAAAAAGATGCAATAGGGCAAGCCTGA
- the LOC120015610 gene encoding uncharacterized protein LOC120015610 isoform X1 — protein sequence MNPESILIKERSGTILITCYLFVTGTGACLLIYGNPHPTGSLAIKMALATKLVHTTKEHLNSLSRWTLDERVESLVDRTCFSTFRGAKFPMTCHLPLLNSLLRLYDVDMHFFDFGNFKLLFSLEDILMITGLPIDGKPVTGEDKDPQAVCEAYLGMSDGAFIGKNKTIAIQWLKTRFEVVPADADDHQLLIHARAYILYTIGVSIFAEPTPSYVPAYYLPLLNDIQEINSYAWGAALYAHLHVHLKKCKTREQVNISGFVTPLIYFAVERIPKALRFLMTGAVNGGTDEDLNSWLPMQAPLFVGWSYTLHEAIARKKNKIRFENYNEDIFPKLSEDDIIWQPYLRLNREAVPGWFQSQLKMTLTSTTTLCFEKAAVHRPQLVPGQYGLPEDGFNDLKIGRFNLKVKERKGVRDYVWESHGKYVTYNADWDARAENLISIDPPLLLQHLFPVTTPPEQPTRAQPDTAFNNQPIMEENANDLTMPSPSDNNNNMDYVSESHGRYATYNADWDARAEAETEQHTSTQPDTGISLDGARAKMLFVEVGGDGVGGEDNLGKVPQWGRFTGRRLRKEIQKRPTYPSSPPRQKKGKKMIMDSMAQVEGPAEIASEDPSQVSQLGGEENLLPPVYHFPESASSKKKLLVLDVNGILADIVSHSSKKNYIKIVGQKMVFMRPSCAEFLKFCFATFEIGVWSSRKWHNLSSVIDALFDKKSKGKLLFIFDQTHCTDNGLKTLKNEDKPLFLKEIKVVWNAFEEYNATNTLLVDDSPYKALKNPAHTSIFPKSYNHMDANDFSLGDNGDLRMYLKDLANAPNVQDYVRQHPFGQPAITRADKNWNFYSHKILADSTYGQKNEKDAIGQA from the exons ATGAACCCAGAATCCATTTTGATTAAGGAGAGATCAGGGACTATTTTGATTACTTGCTACCTGTTTGTGACTGGGACAGGTGCGTGCTTGTTAATTTACGGGAACCCGCATCCTACCG GTTCTTTGGCTATAAAAATGGCACTAGCGACAAAACTTGTTCACACTACAAAGGAACATTTGAATTCATTGTCTAGGTGGACGCTTGATGAGAGAGTTGAAAGCTTAGTTGACCGAACTTGTTTCAGTACATTTAGGGGAGCTAAATTCCCCATGACATGTCATCTTCCTCTGCTTAATAGTTTACTTAGGTTATATGACGTTGATATgcatttttttgattttggtaactttaaattattatttagttTAGAAGATATATTGATGATTACTGGTCTTCCCATAGATGGGAAACCAGTAACGGGGGAGGATAAGGATCCACAGGCAGTGTGTGAAGCCTACTTGGGTATGAGTGATGGTGCATTTATcggaaaaaataaaactatagCCATCCAATGGTTAAAAACCCGATTTGAGGTAGTTCCTGCAGATGCAGATGATCATCAGTTACTGATTCATGCTAGGGCATATATTTTGTATACAATTGGTGTTTCTATTTTTGCTGAACCAACACCGTCATATGTGCCGGCTTATTATTTGCCTCTCCTCAATGACATCCAAGAGATTAATTCGTATGCATGGGGGGCAGCCCTTTATGCGCACTTGCATGTGCATTTAAAAAAGTGCAAGACCAGAGAGCAAGTCAATATTTCTGGTTTCGTTACTCCTCTCATC TATTTTGCAGTTGAAAGAATCCCCAAGGCCTTGAGATTTTTGATGACCGGTGCAGTGAATGGGGGGACAGATGAAGACTTGAATAGTTGGCTGCCGATGCAAGCACCACTATTTGTTGGGTGGTCCTATACCTTGCATGAAGCCATTgcaaggaagaaaaataaaatccgATTCGAGAATTACAACGAGGATATTTTTCCAAAACTAAGCGAAGATGAT ATCATTTGGCAGCCTTATCTAAGGCTGAATAGAGAAGCAGTTCCAGGTTGGTTTCAAAGTCAACTGAAAATGACTTTGACAAGTACAACAACCTTGTGCTTTGAAAAAGCTGCTGTTCATCGGCCACAGTTGGTGCCCGGGCAGTATGGCCTTCCTGAAGATGGATTCAATGATTTGAAGATTGGTCGTTTTAATCTAAAAGTAAAAGAGCGCAAGGGCGTAAGGGACTATGTTTGGGAAAGTCACGGCAAATATGTGACCTATAATGCTGATTGGGATGCAAGAGCCGAAAATCTTATCAGCATTGATCCACCATTGTTGCTCCAACATTTGTTCCCCGTTACCACACCACCTGAGCAGCCCACTAGAGCACAACCTGACACAG CATTCAACAACCAGCCAATCATGGAGGAGAATGCTAATGACTTGACCATGCCTTCGCCAAGTGACAATAACAATAACAT GGACTATGTTTCGGAAAGTCACGGTAGATATGCGACCTATAATGCTGATTGGGATGCAAGAGCCGAAGCTGAAACTGAGCAGCACACTAGCACACAACCTGACACAGGTATTAGTCTAGATGGTGCTCGTGCTAAGATGTTATTTGTAGAGGTTGGTGGTGATGGGGTTGGTGGTGAAG ATAATCTAGGTAAAGTTCCACAGTGGGGTAGATTTACTGGAAGGAGGCTGAGAAAGGAAATTCAAAAGCGACCAACATATCCCAGTTCACCACCTCGacaaaagaaggggaaaaag ATGATTATGGACTCGATGGCACAAGTGGAGGGTCCTGCTGAAATAGCTTCAGAAGACCCCTCTCAAGTTTCACAGCTCGGAG GTGAAGAAAACTTGCTGCCACCAGTGTATCATTTCCCTGAAAGTGCCTCCTCTAAAAAGAAGCTTCTTGTGCTTGATGTCAATGGCATTCTTGCTGACATCGTTTCTCATTCTTCGAAGAAAAACTATATAAAGATAGTCGGCCAAAAAATGG TGTTCATGAGACCCTCTTGTGCTGAGTTTCTCAAATTCTGCTTTGCAACATTTGAGATAGGAGTTTGGTCAAGTAGAAAATG GCATAATTTGTCGTCAGTTATCGATGCTCTTTTTGATAAAAAGTCTAAAGGGAagttgcttttcattttt GATCAAACTCATTGTACAGACAATGGATTGAAAACATTAAAGAATGAGGATAAACCACTCTTTTTAAAAGAGATAAAAGTAGTGTGGAATGCTTTTGAGGAATACAATGCCACCAACACCTTGTTGGTTGATGATTCACCATATAAAGCGCTAAAGAATCCA GCACATACATCTATATTTCCAAAGTCGTACAACCATATGGATGCTAACgatttttcgttag GCGATAATGGTGATCTTCGGATGTATTTAAAAGATTTAGCCAATGCTCCAAATGTACAAGACTATGTACGACAACATCCATTTGGGCAACCGGCAATAACCAGGGCAGACAAGAATTGGAATTTTTATAGTCATAAAATTTTGGCGGACTCAACATATGGACAGAAGAATGAAAAAGATGCAATAGGGCAAGCCTGA